GTGAAAGCCATTGAGACCATTCCACATATCAAAACGTTGCGTATCCACAGTCGCTTACCTGTGGTGATTCCTGCTCGAATAACGGATGAGTTGTGTCTGCTACTCAAACAAACGCCGCTCAATGTCGTCATGGTTAGCCATATTAACCATGCCAATGAGATCAATGCAGAGCTCAAGCAAGCCTTTCACAAACTAAAACAAACGGGTGCAACTCTACTTAATCAAGGTGTGATGTTGAAAGGGGTCAACAACAGTGCTGACTCATTGAAAGCATTAAGCGAAAAGCTATTCGATGCCGGTGTATTGCCTTACTACATGCATGTGCTTGATAAAGTACAGGGCGCGGCGCATTTCCATATCTCGGATGAAGAAGCAAAGCATCACTTTAAAGGCTTAATCTCTGAAGTTTCTGGTTACCTAGTGCCCAAGTTAACTCGCGAGATCGGCGGTCGCAGCAGTAAAACCCCACTCGACCTACACATTGAATAGAGTCTTCGTACCTATTCAGATCGTATCGACTCAGAGTCACCGCCCCTATTCGAGCCTTTCGACTCAATGAACCAGAAGGTAGCGAAAACTAAACCTTGGTGACATGAGCTATAAACCGTTATTAAAACAACGCCTAAACCATAGGTTTAGGCGTTAGTCATTAGTTCGATTTTTCAATAACAAACGAAAAAATCAATTATTTAGCGAAGTTAATAATTGGGAAACATGGGAAGAAACCGTTGTCAGCACAGTTGATCAAACCAACTTGTACGCCTTCAATCTTGTTTGTTTTATTGAAAATACCCACCTGAACGGTTGATACTTCAGATAAGTTCGCGGCACCTACATCAACCAAAGTGTTACCTTCAGAGTAGTTGACGAAACTTACGTTGGCACCTTTAACATCGTTAGTAATGTTCACGGCACCTAGGTTTACACCTGTTGTGTTACCCGTATTCCAGTTGAAGAAGCCAAGTGAAGCACCTGTCATCTCTTGGTTCACTTTTGATGCGCCGAAAATACCCAGGTTGACACCGGTTGTGGTTTGCGTTTCAGACATACCAACAACGGCAAGATCAAGGCCTTTTAGATCGCTCACTTGTCCGTGAAGAAGCGCAACACGTACACCGCCAACCGCATCGGCGTCTGGTGCGTTAAAACCGTTGATCGTTGAGAACATAACAGGCGAAGAAGCAAATGCTGCTGGTGCCATCACTGCTGCAGAAACAGCAAGTATCGAAAGTAGTTTTTTCATTGGGGAGTCTCCACTGACTTATTATTGCCTAGATTTATTGTTGCTTTGATTTATTATTAACCTGATTTATA
The Vibrio kanaloae genome window above contains:
- a CDS encoding VC2662 family protein, which translates into the protein MKKLLSILAVSAAVMAPAAFASSPVMFSTINGFNAPDADAVGGVRVALLHGQVSDLKGLDLAVVGMSETQTTTGVNLGIFGASKVNQEMTGASLGFFNWNTGNTTGVNLGAVNITNDVKGANVSFVNYSEGNTLVDVGAANLSEVSTVQVGIFNKTNKIEGVQVGLINCADNGFFPCFPIINFAK